A stretch of the Rosa rugosa chromosome 5, drRosRugo1.1, whole genome shotgun sequence genome encodes the following:
- the LOC133712737 gene encoding uncharacterized protein LOC133712737, with amino-acid sequence MAKEYTHLEFRCDLLKFGRVMTDELRADITEVKLDLIESTPFRDLFRAFYERQIIDSACDIPELFGLNIEGREINLNQKKRKGDSDFIKRRFPGVKRLSKVILEQLIKDVSKLRGLENECDFVSMVKSQNAWHF; translated from the exons ATGGCTAAAGAGTACACCCACCTGGAATTTAGGTGCGACCTTCTCAAGTTTGGACGTGTTATGACCGACGAGTTAAGGGCAGATATTACTGAAGTGAAGCTTGATCTGATAGAGTCCACACCGTTCAGGGATTTGTTTAGAGCTTTTTATGAGCGGCAAATAATAGACTCTGCTT GTGACATTCCAGAACTGTTTGGTTTGAATATTGAAGGTCGTGAGATCAACCTTAaccagaagaagagaaaaggggaTTCTGATTTCATTAAAAGACGATTCCCTGGAGTGAAAAGGTTGTCCAAGGTGATCCTGGAGCAACTAATCAAAGATGTATCTAAACTGAGGGGGCTTGAGAATGaatgtgattttgttag CATGGTGAAATCTCAAAACGCTTGGCATTTTTGA
- the LOC133710452 gene encoding uncharacterized protein LOC133710452 — MASRAANYCRSVLTQLGEKRSFATSTIPKMRPATAHVSSLSDKEQKILDKVEKRAALMKAENAPIWIVAGMVGAAVLIAIHTAKQQLVHSPVVNFRKTKRESVPEVDDPDAVVGSADKFISKSFLRKVAHIQDNTNTVRDPSRPNPFTAPRKAETLKSVGVEPSSRY; from the exons ATGGCTTCAAGAGCAGCG AACTACTGCAGATCAGTGCTGACCCAGTTGGGAGAGAAGCGGTCGTTTGCAACCTCAACCATCCCCAAGATGAGACCAGCAACCGCACATGTTTCTTCTCTATCAGACAAAGAACAAAAAATACTTGACAAAGTGGAAAAAAG ggctGCTCTTATGAAGGCCGAGAATGCACCCATTTGGATCGTAGCCGGAATGGTCGGGGCGGCAGTGTTAATAGCGATTCACACTGCAAAACAACAACTGGTGCATTCCCCCGTCGTCAACTTCCGCAAGACTAAGAGGGAATCGGTACCGGAGGTGGATGATCCCGATGCTGTCGTCGGCTCTGCTGACAAGTTCATCAGCAAGTCTTTCCTCAGGAAAGTCGCTCATATCCAGGACAACACCAACACCGTCCGCGACCCCTCCCGCCCTAACCCTTTTACTGC GCCACGCAAGGCGGAGACGCTCAAGTCCGTTGGAGTGGAGCCAAGCAGTCGCTATTAA
- the LOC133711210 gene encoding protein FAR1-RELATED SEQUENCE 5-like — MESEDDHVYIPQVKAELMPKLHQEFETIDDVAAFYNRYAKEAGFSIRSHSSATNKDNTQLMRKEYVCYKQGTSKVEGEKRKRGLPKVGCKARIAVVRKESGRYAISVFVEGHNHPLTSPPRVHLLRSHRRVSKVNTVLSQQLSLVNVQKHTQFEFFGVQAGGIENIGCTQRDLYNYGRTCREAKKGHDGDLLYMHFQNEKEKDSSFVYTIESDEENRVTRCFWADSISRRAYSFYGDVVIFDTTYNTNRYGMIFAPFTGVNNHGQTIIFACAFLNDETADSFVWLFKELLNAMPGNAPENAPKMLITDQDPAMTKAISEALPQTFHRYCSWHILNKFSEKLDAIKYRDYYQDFHSCIWNSSSREEFDSRWIEITEKSGLSDNKWLESIYEIRSSWIPAHVNHVFSAGMSSSQRAESQHSFFNHVFSAGMSSSQRAESQHSFFKNYVSDQNSLVEFMVQFKRGLLHQRHYELEEDHINIDEKPKTVMSLDIEDHMAKVYTRKLFYEVQEQLKECFKYKLELLRENVTHCVFKVMRKNIDTCRSRELTYEKVSDFASCSCRKFETEGLPCRHVLSYLIKIQDVDKLPIQYILKRWTKAARQSLVLDSDGMEVKDNKALLARRTKLFQHATDAIDKAMVSDEASQLFMECLDAFLENLKTLIGNEARESAVVLETKIDAIQHIFNEPNQVRAKGCGRRLKKRKREEES, encoded by the coding sequence ATGGAGTCAGAGGATGATCATGTTTATATTCCTCAAGTAAAGGCAGAGTTGATGCCTAAATTGCACCAAGAGTTTGAAACAATAGATGATGTTGCTGCTTTCTACAATAGATATGCAAAAGAAGCAGGGTTTAGTATCAGAAGTCATTCTAGTGCAACCAACAAAGATAATACCCAACTTATGAGGAAGGAGTATGTCTGTTATAAGCAAGGAACTTCCAAAGTTGAAGGAGAAAAACGTAAGAGAGGATTACCAAAAGTGGGTTGTAAAGCAAGAATTGCAGTTGTGAGAAAGGAGTCTGGGAGATATGCAATCTCTGTATTTGTTGAGGGTCATAACCACCCATTAACAAGCCCACCTAGAGTACATTTGTTGAGATCTCATCGCCGTGTTTCAAAAGTTAACACAGTTCTATCACAACAACTAAGCTTGGTAAATGTTCAGAAACATACACAGTTTGAATTCTTTGGTGTTCAGGCAGGTGGCATTGAGAATATTGGTTGTACACAGCGTGATCTGTATAATTATGGAAGAACTTGTCGTGAAGCGAAGAAAGGGCATGATGGAGATCTATTGTACATGCATTTTCagaatgagaaagaaaaagattcTTCTTTTGTCTATACAATAGAGTCAGATGAGGAAAACAGAGTAACAAGGTGCTTTTGGGCTGACTCAATTTCAAGACGAGCTTACAGCTTTTATGGAGATGTAGTTATCTTTGATACTACATACAACACAAATCGGTATGGAATGATTTTTGCACCATTCACTGGTGTTAATAATCATGGGCAGACAATCATCTTTGCTTGTGCATTCTTAAATGATGAGACAGCCGATTCTTTTGTTTGGTTATTCAAGGAACTTCTAAATGCTATGCCAGGAAATGCACCAGAAAATGCCCCCAAAATGCTTATTACTGACCAAGATCCTGCTATGACTAAAGCCATTTCAGAAGCACTCCCACAAACATTTCATAGATATTGCAGTTGGCACATTCTAAATAAATTTTCTGAGAAGCTAGATGCGATTAAATATCGGGATTACTACCAAGACTTTCATAGCTGCATATGGAATTCAAGTAGtagagaggagtttgactcaagATGGATTGAAATTACTGAGAAGAGTGGGTTGAGTGATAACAAGTGGTTGGAGTCAATATATGAAATTCGTTCGTCATGGATACCAGCACATGTAAATCATGTTTTCTCAGCAGGAATGTCAAGTAGTCAAAGAGCGGAGAGTCAACATTCTTTCTTCAATCATGTTTTCTCAGCAGGAATGTCAAGTAGTCAAAGAGCGGAGAGTCAACATTCTTTCTTCAAGAATTATGTTTCTGATCAGAATTCGTTGGTGGAATTTATGGTTCAGTTTAAGAGGGGACTTCTTCACCAACGCCATTATGAGTTAGAGGAGGATCATATTAATATTGATGAGAAGCCAAAAACTGTCATGTCCCTTGACATAGAAGATCATATGGCTAAGGTTTATACACGTAAGCTATTTTATGAAGTTCAAGAACAATTGAAAGAGTGCTTCAAATATAAACTAGAACTTCTAAGAGAAAATGTCACTCATTGCGTGTTTAAGGTTATGCGAAAGAACATTGATACTTGTAGATCTCGTGAACTGACTTACGAAAAAGTTTCTGATTTTGCATCATGCAGCTGTAGAAAGTTTGAGACTGAAGGGCTTCCATGTCGGCATGTTTTGTCGTATTTGATTAAAATCCAAGATGTTGATAAATTGCCTATTCAGTACATCTTGAAGAGATGGACTAAAGCTGCAAGACAGAGTCTTGTGTTAGATTCTGATGGAATGGAGGTAAAAGATAACAAAGCTTTACTTGCAAGGAGGACGAAACTATTTCAGCATGCTACAGATGCAATTGATAAGGCAATGGTGAGTGATGAAGCTAGTCAGCTCTTTATGGAATGCTTGGATGCTTTCTTGGAGAATCTTAAAACATTGATTGGTAATGAAGCTAGAGAAAGTGCAGTAGTTTTGGAGACCAAGATTGATGCTATTCAGCATATTTTTAATGAACCAAATCAAGTGAGGGCCAAAGGGTGTGGGAGAAGgttgaaaaaaaggaaaagagaagaggaaagTTAA